In Beutenbergia cavernae DSM 12333, the DNA window CTGGGCGACGAAGAAGATGAGCAGCATCGGCAGCGCCACCATCACGGTGCCGGCCATGATCGCGCCCCAGTTGGTGTAGCCCTCCTGGCTACGCAGGAACATGAGGCCGATGGGCAGCGTGCGCATGTCCACGGTGCTCGTCACGATGAGCGGCCACACGTAGTCGTTCCACTTGGCGAACATCACGATGAGCGTGCCGGTGAGGATCATCGGGCGGCTCATCGGGATGACGACGCTCCACATCCGCCGGAGGTGACCTGCGCCGTCGAGCTTCGCGGCGTCCACCACCTCGTCGGAGACGCGGCGCATCTGCTGGTAGATGAGGAACATCGCGAACGCGCTGCCGATGCCGGGCAGGACGATGCCGAGGTAGGTGTTCAGCCACCCGAGGTTGCCCACGGTGATGTAGTTGACGAGCAGCGTCACGTGCCCGGGGAGCATCATCGAGCCGAGCATCAGCAGGAACAGCGGCGTCTTCCAGCGGAACCGCACGAACGCGAACGCGTAGGCGCTGAGCACCGCGAGACCGACCTCGAGCGTGGTGCCCGAGACGGTGGTGATGAGCGAGTTGAGGAAGAAGCGGTCGAACGGCGCCGCCGTCCAGGCGTCGGAGAAGTTCGCGAGCTCGAGCGCGGTGGGGATCCACTGCAGCGGGTACACGTAGATGTCGTGCTCCGGCTTCACCGCCGAGGTGAACAGCCACACCAGCGGCAGCACGAACACGGTGAGCGTGAGGGCCAGGAGCACGTAGAGAGCGAGACGCACGGCGAGAGGACGGCGCACCCGGCGCGGGGGCGCCGTCGTCGGCACGTCGGCGGAGAGGGCGGCGTCGGCGACGGCGGAGCTCGCCGTGGGCAGGGGACGGACGTCGAGGCTCATGAGTAGTGCACCTGCCTGCC includes these proteins:
- a CDS encoding carbohydrate ABC transporter permease — its product is MSLDVRPLPTASSAVADAALSADVPTTAPPRRVRRPLAVRLALYVLLALTLTVFVLPLVWLFTSAVKPEHDIYVYPLQWIPTALELANFSDAWTAAPFDRFFLNSLITTVSGTTLEVGLAVLSAYAFAFVRFRWKTPLFLLMLGSMMLPGHVTLLVNYITVGNLGWLNTYLGIVLPGIGSAFAMFLIYQQMRRVSDEVVDAAKLDGAGHLRRMWSVVIPMSRPMILTGTLIVMFAKWNDYVWPLIVTSTVDMRTLPIGLMFLRSQEGYTNWGAIMAGTVMVALPMLLIFFVAQRRIIGGLAAGATKG